Genomic segment of Chionomys nivalis chromosome 17, mChiNiv1.1, whole genome shotgun sequence:
tgagttcagtacccagcaatgacatgatggctcacaaatgCAAGGTGGATATTCCCCCATTGAGCTACATCTCAGTGCACTATTCCCTagccccttttattttttaaaggtgagATCGTTGCTATGTTACTAGCCTGGGACTTCTAAATTTACTAGTATTCTTCCCTCAGCCCCCCAAGTACCTAGGACTAGATATAGCCTTGCCTAGTTCAGTAATGAGTCAGAATATGAGAGAATAACTTTTTGCATATAGTTACCATTTATTTTATCTTGGGCCGGGGGAGGTcagttttattgagacagggtttctctatggtctTGGCTAtattggaacttgctctgtagaccaggctgactttgatttcaaggagatccatctgcctctgtctccccagtgctgggattaaaagtgggtgTTACGGTATCACGGTATCCCGTTTCATGCTTCCTCGCCCCCTTCCCTTTTTACCCCACAACAGATTTTTCTGGCCTGGCTGTTCAATTAAGTCATCAGGGATTTTCCTGTCTATCTctcttttatgtgttcttggtttTGTGCTTACAAGCATTTTATAGACTGGGCCATCTTCCTCTGCCCCCCCACACCCATTATTTGTGTCTAATGCACACATAAGCACCTATGTGTGCGTACTGGTCAGAGGACATGTGGCGTGACAGTTAGTTTTCTCATTCTACCATGTGTATTCACTGGGCTCCAACACAGGTTGGTAGATTTAGTTGCAGTtgtctttacctactgaaccactaaattttttttttctggtagatttatatattactttgatttttttttcaaggcaaggttcctggaactctgtagaacaAGGCTGATCTCATttagaccctcctgcctctgcttcctgagtattgggattaaagtcaaGAGCCACCCAGCCTGGGTTGAAGATGCACCCCGTGTGAATATTTGCATGAAAGTGCAGGTGCCCTGGAATCCAGAAGAaggttcagatggttgtgagcagaattacgtgggtgctaggaactgaattcagattATCTATAGGAATTATTATTAGGAAGCTGTAAACAACAGAGCCGTCTCTCTAgtcctaaaataattttaaaactttatttcttttaaatgtattaggtttttgcttgcatgtatgtatgcacaccacaTAGTCAGCACTTGTCAGCAGAATGCAGACAAGAGTTGGATCTCatgaaatggagttacagacggttgtgaggaacatgtgggtgatgggaactaaacccaggttctcagcaagagcaacagatgctcttAACCATTCAGTCATTTTTCCAAGTCccttaaaaacagtttttaaggctaggtctcactatgtagttctagctgtcctggaactcactctgtagaccaggctggtcttgaactcgcagagGTATATCTTAACTCTACTtcttaagtactgggattagaggtggaTACCACCgctttctggctttttttttatctcttattttttattttatgtgcattgatattaTTAGTATTTTCCCTACAGTTATGTCTGTGAGGGAGCCAGAGCCCCTAAAATGGAGTTACGTATAGTTTTGAGTGGCCATGTGGTGCTGCTGGTTGGTACTTGAACCTggttcctttggaagagcagccagtgctcttcaacCTCTAAGCCAGTCTCCACCTGGcttctttatcaattcttcattaatatttttcatgTCTAAATGAAATGTTACTAAATGGTTTCAAAGGGTAACTAGTTGGAATTTTTTGAAGTCTTTGTACAGGATGGTTAGTAGATTTTTGTACATGGACCATGTGTTTTTGTGGGTCAGGGGAAGTGGTTTTGGTTTAAGTTTTTTGTGATAGTATCTTACTATATCCAAAGTTGGCCATAAACGTGCAGATGGTCCATCTGTTTCAGCTTCagagattataggtgtgaacaACTagtttgagattttgttttgatgataaattttaaatatttggaatGGTATCTGACATATAGAATAGAATTGATGAAAATATTTGCTCAAATAAGAGTATGAAAGGTAGGTGATAATTGTGAGGAGTTTGTTTGGCACACAAAGCTGTCATTATTGGGTAAGAGAAAATTGTTTAGAAGAGACTTCCTTGTGCAGGTTAAATGTAGACCATTATGCAGATTTATTCTTATCTttcacagtttattttttttctaatgtaggTTAAACAAAGTTATGCCaattaaattttccattttaagaaaacttgttTAAATCAGTGGTTCCCAACTTATGCTGTGACTCATTAAGACAGGTTGCTCATGTTGTGCttacccccaaccataaaagtttttgttattttataactTATTTGGCTgctcttatgaatcataatatataGTATGcataacatatatatacatatatatatggtatgTAGAATTATCTGATGTAAATTTTATGCAAACGACATGTTGAAAACTGTCATTACTAAAGACTTATTGCACCAAATCTTAAGACAAAGGACACTGGACATTAAGAAAGGGGTCTTTGGGATCCAGTGCAGTTACTTTCCTTGTGTGTACTCTGCTAGcatcagagtttatttatttatttttaactttttgtaagCAGTCGTGTCAGATAaaggaagaatgggaaaagagaaagaggggggttAATAAGTGTCTATTGAATATCTATCACATTCTAAAGTTGCCATTGGGGGAATTGGAGAACATagtttttctctgatttctaatTTCCTTTTACCTTAAAGAGTACAGGGGCTCAGGTCCAGGTGGCAGGGGATATGCTCCCCAACTCAACTGAGCGGGCAATCACTATTGCTGGCATTCCGCAATCCATCATTGAGTGTGTCAAACAGATCTGCGTGGTCATGTTGGAGGTAAGCCCTCAGGCTCATGCTGGAGGTGGGGGTGATTCTGGGGACAGAGGAACTGATCTATATTTAGTAAGACTAGAATTAGGTGAAGCTGGTAGGCtatcagtgggggtggggaaagaagttctctttatattttccttttgctAGTGTTGACTTATCTTAGTTTGTGAGCAAAAATAGGATCTGCTAAGTAGTCTTGTGGCTCAGAATAATTTTAGTATCGTGGGTAGGGTAAGAGACTACAAGGATTTTGGATTTCTGAAACTGACCTTTTGAATCGGTTGACATTgatatacttttattttgaaacaggatatAGTCAAAATAGttagaaaaaatatcaaatggtaGTGTTTCTGAGTGAATTATGAAGTCCTGTTATTCTGTtgcaaaaaaaatagaaattaaagaaaattaaatcttttttgaGTTACATGAAGTTGAATCTGAAAGGAAAAAGATGTTGCTTGTGTCTTTTTGAACCATATATGTAACATTTGGAAATTTCATATCCAActtagattttattatttatacaaaaatATGAGATCCTAAAAATTATCAGTTGAAGTATATCTAtacatttttgtgtatgtgtgaattaaatttatttacaaGTATGGAAATCAGCCTGGCGGttatggtgcatgcctttaatcccaacacttgggaggcagaggcatgcagatccttgtgagttcgaggccagcctggtcttcaacagctagttccaggacaggctccaaagctacagagaaacactgtcttgaaaaaaaaaatccagaaaacaaCCAAGTGTGGAAATAATGACTAAAACTATTTCAGGACGTATTTGGTGAAAATTAGTGAGCCATGAAGTTTCTTGTTGCTTTaaagacaaataataaatatcagatatttgAGATTACAATATCTAATCATGTACAGCTTGGTAATTGAGGGGATggaagtcatttttatttaactgACCTGTGTGTGCTATCGCCACACAGCTGAAGCAGCTTTGAAACcttatctctttttgtttttttcccctctgactCTCTCCCAGTCCCCCCCGAAGGGCGTGACCATCCCGTACCGGCCCAAGCCCTCGAGTTCTCCAGTCATCTTTGCAGGTGGTCAGGTAAGAGAACTCTTATTGGTGGGCAGAATGAATAGAGAGTGTTAGATATCTGCTTTGCCAGCAGCACACCAAGCTACTTTGCATGCTTGCTGAAAACTTGTACATTTGGCCATAGTTtgatttgccttttttttctttttttttttttttggtactatAGAAAATTTTGAATGCCAAGACCTTATTTTTAGTGGAAGTTTTGTAGACACTCAGAAGAGTAATTGATTTTGGTGGTGGTTTGGGTTAAAGTTAAATTTCTGTGTCATTTCTTTCCCTATATCACCATCCCATTCATGCTTTTTTGTGTGGGGGATGTTAGAGATAAGTAATGATAGCAAAGAAGAGTGGTAGTCTCAAATGGCATGGGGGCATGGGGTTGTAGGCTCTTGAGCTTGAGTGTCCTACaaaccttccctccccttcacctCACCTCCCCTACTCTACCCTTTCTCCCCCAGACTCTTAACCTCATAACCACTGGTTTGAAACCCCGTGGTATAATTTAAATCAGCTGGAGTAAGAGGAGCATTCAAGGATAGGATGGGGAGAGCATGCTGGGCTTGGCGCCTCTATTCCTCACCAATGTAAACCACATGGTTTGTGCTCAAGTTAGGGCTGTGTGAGAAGAGTATTGATAAATGTCGTGGTACTAGTGTGTTCTGATTGCTAGTGTTAACTCTGACGTAGGTTTTTAGAATACTGTGATTTAAGTTGAAATAGTCGCAGTCATTTTGTAGGTGAAGGTATGTTGCTTAAAGTGCCCTTCCCACTTTGGACTGTCCTATTTAAAAAACATTCGTATTTAGCTAGTTATATTTGTATTTAGTCTGAAAGGCATTTGAGAGATTTGGAGATCATCTCACATTTTACTGAGTAATAAAAGTGAACAAGTTTATGTCTTGCTGAGAGTTTTCATAAGTAGTTATATTTGTGTTATTGTGAGATGTGTTAGGACTTTGTTTAAGCATTAGCTTTGTTTCAGCAGGTTTGTCGAAGGCCTGCCAATACTAGTAGTTGGGAGGATAAGCAGTAGCCAGGAAGGTTAGTCCCAGGAGTTAACCATGGAACTCTAGGTTATCCAGTGCTGGGTCAccaatccatccttcttctcttcctgtcaCTCCTTTCCCTTtgtacctttcttcttcctctccataCCTACCTCCCTTTATTCAGTTAACTGCCCTCTTAAAGCTTGCAGCTTCTTCCATGACTTGCCCTGTCATGGGTCATTCCCATGGGCCTTTTTATAAATAGACCAGTTCATACAATGTCCACATATGGACCTCTGTCTTTTGTGGCAAAGTGGGTTCTGTAGGGGTTTAACTTAATCCTACAGTGACCAAGACCAGCATCAGCTCTGTTACCTCACCCCCCATTCTTACTGAAAATGACCCAATTGTGCAGTATCATCTGCCACTAGGTAACTTTTTTTTATTCACTCATTACAGCTCGTTTCAAATCTGTGTCGTGAGCTcctttttaaggaaaaaagaaaaaaaaaataaacaacttttttttttttttggtgtgaatTTCATGCTGGTGACAAGGTGCCGGATTGACAGCCCTGGAGACTGAAATCCTCTATTTATCCACAGGACAGGTACAGCACAGGCAGCGACAGTGCGAGCTTTCCCCACACCACCCCGTCCATGTGCCTCAACCCTGACCTGGAGGGACCACCTCTAGAGGTGAGAGGGGATGTTCAGTCTCCAAGGCTCACTCAATCCTTCCGCCTCAGCCGAGACTGCCAACACACGGGGGGCCAGTGGCGCTGGTGATTTTTGTGCTGTGGACACCACCTGTCCACGGGGACCTGGACTGACCTCCCCACCTCATTTCACACAGGCCGCGTAGCCCACCAGATGGTAAcgccaaccttttttttttctttttaatttttttctttttttttttttttggttgctgttgttcaatccctctttccctctcccactcctcccatcCCATTTtcaccttcccacccccacctggATGTGCTTTTGGGGGTACTCGCCACTGTAACTAATGTGAGAAAGTTCACATTCTATTAAGTAACCAGCCACTCCCTTccattccttcttttttcctttccttgtcaCCCCCCCAACCCAATTTCCCTAAAGACCCAGCTCCCTTTTTGGGAAGATATGGTGTGGGGAGGAGGGCATAGTGGGGGCTGCAAGTGCCTTTATGCAGGGAtaggggaggggggcagggaagacagaacttaGCAAATtgatcctccccctccccagtgctTCTGTGTCAGGTCCCTAGCGTTAGAGACCTAGCTAGCTTCTTGTGAATTTAGGGTCTTAGGCAATGTTGAATATATATGGTACAGGTTTGTGTAGATATAAATCATTCATGTTAGTGTGATTACTATCTTGAATTGAATATATGGGGTAGGGGGATTGGTCAGTTGAgctcttgcttttattttccacATTTTAGGTAAAAAGCTGACGTGTATATTTTACCTTAATCGAAGAGAACTTGTAGACCCTTTTAAGAGGATCTGTGGAATAAAGTTGCTGTATTTAGGGTTCATAAAAGGCCAGCTCAGTTCTATTTGTGAGATTCCCTTTACTGTCTCAATATGCCTCCCTTTGTCCAGTTCAACTCTGGCTTCCTGGCTAGTTGAAAACTtgctcccctccaccccccacccagtGGCTGTCCGTGATTGGTTTTTAATAGGAAttgttttcctccttttttaGGCCTATACCATTCAAGGACAGTATGCCATTCCACAGCCAGATGTAAGTTTTGATTTCACTTCTTTTTTGAAAAACTCCCTCTCTATCCAAAATTGTTTGATTCCTTTCTCCCTAGTAGACAGGAGTAAGTTGGGTCTTGAACCAGTGGTGTTGTTACAGCTTAGAAAGTGAATCACACATTATCAGCTTGTTTTCCTTTGATTGTAACCCCTAGACATTATCAgattattaatctgtgtttcagaTTATTCTAAAAGAAATGTTCTATGGTGTACTATTAATATCTTGGCACAATTCAAACTGTCATTAAAGTGTGCTTCCcattgggggagtgggaggtcGGGTTTGCCTTTGGGCActtctcattctgagattacaAATTAGAACAGGCATTGAGGGAAACTAGAAAACTAATTGTTGTAATTCAACTCAAACTTTACTGAGAAGAGCCTCTTACTTAAAAGTACTGGTATTTAGATTTTTGTTCAAGGACTTTTTTTTGCACACTTCTTTCATCATTAAAAACCCTCACAGGTGCCAAGTACTAGGTCTGGGAAGTTGAGTCTTGGTTAGTGGCAGCTTCAGGAGAGGTGTGGGGTAAGGTGGAAAAGGGTGTTCTGTCACCAGCTTGGACAGGTTTCTGTGTGTTAGCACTAAGATAGTTGGGAAAGTATTTGTTGAGGGTGAAGCCCAGTTTGGTTTCTTGTTAAGCTTCTGTCCTCCTTGCAGTCTCCCTGCCCCCCTcatctccttcccttttcccaatACTGGTGGAACCCTGCATGATGTGTTTTCCCTAGCACCACTGCACAGTTGTTTACCTAGCCTGTCTGTGCTTGTCCCTGGGGCAGCCATAGCCAGTGGTTGCCTACACCTTCATTAAACAGTCCATAGGGGATGGTTGTGGGCCAGCGTTACTGCTTTCCTTTTCACACACCCCAATGCGTTCGTTCTTGTATACTGACATCCTTTCTATTTCTAACCCTTACTGTCCTGTATTCTGCCTGTCCTGGATTGTACTGTAAGCCCCATTCTTATCCTCTTATCATTGGAATGGTAGCATCAActttgggaggcaggagctgtgttCATTTTCCCATCTGGATGTGCTTGAGTGCTGACTAGATTACCCTTCTAATACTGGTCTCTCCTGTTTCCTTCCTGCAGTTGACCAAGCTGCACCAATTGGCAATGCAACAGTCTCATTTTCCCATGACCCATGGCAACACCGGATTCAGTGGTATGGATACCTTAGTGTTTATTTTTGTAAGGTGTAGTACAAGACAGAGGCCAGTCCCAAGGTCTCAGCTTGACAACTGTTTAAAACAGACTTCATTATCATCTAGCACCTGCTGGTATAAAGTTGACCTACTATGGCTAAAGGAGGTAATGTGTTTGTTAACATGGTTTTCATTTGGggtgagttaattataaaagaataaaaagcccTGGAAGGTTTGGGGTGAGGTCTGGGGATGCTTGTCAGGAAAGGGTAGACTGATACTTCTAGTACCTATCCTGATAGTGGCCCCCTTGATCTGATTAGCATCCCCTTTCTCTCCACCAGGTGTTCACAAGACTTGGGTAGAGACAATCCATTTGTTCCAAATTATGTAgtatatatttttggttttgtttttcttttgttttggggctttctttttttttcttttcttttcttttctttttttttttggtataagGGATAACTTGTCCGATAGGGTTAGAATGAGACCACCAAACTCATTTTCACTTGTATCTTAACAGGCATTGAATCCAGCTCTCCAGAGGTGAAAGGCTATTGGggtaatgattaaaaaaaaaatctgtagtatTCTACTGTTATATTAATAAACTGGTGGGAGTCTTGTTTCACTGCCCATAAACCATACCAGCTACATGCATATGGTAGAGAGGAGCTGAGAGAGCAAAGAGGTGGGCTTGGTGCCCCTGAGGGTCCCTTGATGGATCTGGCCAACTGCCCCTAAAAATGTAGTTGAGATCAGGACTAGAACTGTGAGGGTTAGCCAGCCAAAGTGGCCCAATCCCGGTGTTCTCAGGGATGGGTAGGGGTGTTtatgatgggattttttttttcttttctttttttctttggaaaaccaaacaaaagccagAAGAATTAGACCAAAAGACAGAATAAATCTGGAGAAATAAACTCTCAAACGTATTGGCATTTAATCTATGTGATCTTTAAGTCTAGCTTGGGAGGATAGAGATGGAGGTTGTTACTCTGACACAGGTATAATTGAAGCAATTCAGTGTATGTGCCAAGAGTCTATGATACCCGGTAACAGGAATGAAATTGGCACGGATTCTAGTGAGCATTGGGTGAAATAAAACCGGGACACAACAACAATTTTAATCAGAAAAGACGTAGATGTATAGAAGCTCTGGTGTTGAGGTTTTGCTCCTGTTTAAGAATACCCCGTGCTATCTCCCTATACCTATAGTCTGGGCTTTGCAGGAAATGGCATGAAATCAGCTCTTCTGATTGTACAGGAGAATCTTTGCAGCATTATTTTGATACCCCTCTCCCATCTTTCCTCCTTGGGGGCTTCAGAGTTAGTGATGAACCCCAACAGCCAATGCTGGTTTTCCAGCTTATTTCCTTCTGTTAGTTTAATGTGCAGATCACTCATTCTGAATGCTGCGCATTAAACTTTCttgctcttttctgtcttttagcaGGTTTGGATGCATCTGCTCAAACTACTTCTCATGAACTCACCATTCCAAATGATGTAAGTATAAAGTATGTTAGAATCCTGAGGAAAATATTGCTAGAGAGGATTGATAGAATTAACTGTGTTATAGTTTTCAAACACAGAACTTGTTTATATCCTGTAGAAATTCTTACTTGCCTTTTACTTAAAACATCTGGAAGGTGGTGAGACCAAAAGTGCATCCGaatttaactttgtcctctgggAGAAGGGATGATGTCAGGATGAATTTACGAATTTTGGTGGCCCAACACTAGATAGCATGCTAGGTTCATTATCAGTGTGGTTCTGGTTATTTTGTCTTTGGAGTGGAGGCAATACTATGAGGATATACGCAAAAACTAATGGTTGGACTGAGAAATTAGCTTGAAGTTGACGTTGATTTATAGTTAATCACATGAATGGTTCAGAAATTAAATGAGACCTTAATTTTGAAGGTTTTGCTAGCAAAACACCCGAAGGTCGGAGAGTGCAATTTTAAGCACAGGGTGTAGAAATTGATTGGTATGTGGTCTTGCGTGTAGCTGTTCGGCTCTTAATttggtgtgcttttttttttgttgttgttgtttgtttctcaagTTGATTGGCTGCATAATTGGGCGTCAGGGCGCCAAAATCAATGAGATCCGTCAGATGTCTGGGGCGCAGATCAAAATTGCAAACCCAGTGGAAGGATCTACTGATAGGCAGGTCACCATCACTGGGTCTGCTGCCAGCATCAGCCTGGCTCAGTATCTAATCAATGTCAGGTAAGTTTGACCTCTCCTTTGCTTTATTAATGCCACAGTAGTGAGGGAGGGTGTTACCATATGTGGGTTTACTTGAGGGGGTAGAGATTGCAAAAGTTCCCACCCCGTTTCTTTTCTTAGAGCTCTGCTTCTGTCTTTAGCAGAGAAAAATAGCCAGATTGGGGTTTTATAGATTACTTGTTTTGGAACAGTGGGAAGGGTGGCAGTATGTGTCTTGTTTGACACATCATACAGACAGGttatttcttttatggttttggaGTCCAAAGTAACTTGAATTTTAGGGATAATGATACATCTAAATAGTTTCTTGTAGGTAGCTGTTACCATTTATTTTGCAAACATATTTCTCAAATGGGAagtgtgttcatttttattttattttttttttgttttggttaaaaaaaagcaCAGCCTTAGGGGTGCTCCAGATACTACagggatatttttctttcctagTCCCATTCTCATGCATCTGCAAGTGACTTTTAAGGTCTTACTTCCCTATTTGTAGGTACTGTTCCTACACTTTCAATTGTAGGACAATTGTATATAGTCACATAAGCATCCATCGTACcaggtgttttctttccttcGCTCTGCTCACTCACATTGTTAGTAACAGTCCATTTCCAAAGGGAGTCACATTCACGTTACACATGTGCTCATCCAGAGTGTTTTACTCCTAGTTGAAGACTTGTCCATTCCCCTTGAGCTGCTGCAGTTCTTCATACAGAAAGAATTGTGTCTAGATGTACTTTGTTTTACTACCACATCAAGTTTTTATGTTGAGTAAACTAGCAGTAATCTTATACAGACTCTTGTTAGTAAAGACTTTGGTTTCTAGTTCACACTGGAGGAAAGTTTTTTTAATGGCAAAAATAATGCTTTTGGGATCTAGAAATTGTTAGCTTCCACTTTGGGTAAGCTTGCTTACTTGGAGATCAAATTATAGCTTTAAATTTAACCTTCCTTCCTGACTGGTGTGTTTTTAATAAGTTAGTGGCTACATTGTAAGGAAGCAAACTTCATTACTTGAAGTAACTGCAGAATTGTTTAAATTAAACTGGTGAGTGAAACTATCCAAAGTATGGATTTGgatcagaactttttttttttgttttttttttgtttttgttttttttttgttttttttgagacagggtttctctgtggttttggagcctgtcctggaactagctcttgtagaccaggctggtctcgaactcacagagatccacctgtagaactttgttttttttgtttttttgttttttttttttttgttttttgagacggtcttcttagaccagattggccttgaactcactctgcctcctcctgagtgctggggttaaaatgGGTCAGAACTTTTTAAAGCCTTATCACCAGTTCTAGGGTGTACACATTTGCTGCCTTTTTTCCCCCCCTTTTAAAGCTTTTCTTCTTGGCTCTAtctaaatgaaaacaagcaaactgtttttatttgttttcattattggCTTCATAGCATTTCTGCTGTGCCTTCTGAGCTTTTTTTCATAGGGTTCTGTGTCTATATGTGGCTCATTACTGTGATAATTAATGACTAAATGGCCCTCAACAAGCTAAACAGAATGGAATTAGGAGAAAGTTTCCTGTGGAAGTGACCTTGTAGGAGTTTGTGTTATCTCAGCAAATACCTGTGACCCTGCTTAGCTGGAGGACTTTGTAGGAATAGAAGGtgcattatttttgtctttaagcaCAAAAGTTAGCAGGTGGTGGCgcaaactttaatcccagcactcgggacagacaaggctacatagagaccctgtctcaaaaaaatcaaaataaataaataaataaactccagGTATGGtggtgggtgcacacctttaatcccagcactcgggagagagaggtgaggcagatctctgtgagttcaaggccagcctgatctacaagagctagttacaggacaggctccaaagctacagagaaaccctgtctcgaaaaacaagaacagaacaaaaaaccaCAAAGGGTGATAGTACTTTAAAATATAGGAATGGTCAG
This window contains:
- the Pcbp2 gene encoding poly(rC)-binding protein 2 isoform X14 — its product is MDTGVIEGGLNVTLTIRLLMHGKEVGSIIGKKGESVKKMREESGARINISEGNCPERIITLAGPTNAIFKAFAMIIDKLEEDISSSMTNSTAASRPPVTLRLVVPASQCGSLIGKGGCKIKEIRESTGAQVQVAGDMLPNSTERAITIAGIPQSIIECVKQICVVMLESPPKGVTIPYRPKPSSSPVIFAGGQDRYSTGSDSASFPHTTPSMCLNPDLEGPPLEAYTIQGQYAIPQPDLTKLHQLAMQQSHFPMTHGNTGFSGIESSSPEVKGYWAGLDASAQTTSHELTIPNDLIGCIIGRQGAKINEIRQMSGAQIKIANPVEGSTDRQVTITGSAASISLAQYLINVRLSSETGGMGSS
- the Pcbp2 gene encoding poly(rC)-binding protein 2 isoform X15; the encoded protein is MDTGVIEGGLNVTLTIRLLMHGKEVGSIIGKKGESVKKMREESGARINISEGNCPERIITLAGPTNAIFKAFAMIIDKLEEDISSSMTNSTAASRPPVTLRLVVPASQCGSLIGKGGCKIKEIRESTGAQVQVAGDMLPNSTERAITIAGIPQSIIECVKQICVVMLESPPKGVTIPYRPKPSSSPVIFAGGQDRYSTGSDSASFPHTTPSMCLNPDLEGPPLEAYTIQGQYAIPQPDLTKLHQLAMQQSHFPMTHGNTGFSGIESSSPEVKGYWGLDASAQTTSHELTIPNDLIGCIIGRQGAKINEIRQMSGAQIKIANPVEGSTDRQVTITGSAASISLAQYLINVRLSSETGGMGSS
- the Pcbp2 gene encoding poly(rC)-binding protein 2 isoform X20, with product MDTGVIEGGLNVTLTIRLLMHGKEVGSIIGKKGESVKKMREESGARINISEGNCPERIITLAGPTNAIFKAFAMIIDKLEEDISSSMTNSTAASRPPVTLRLVVPASQCGSLIGKGGCKIKEIRESTGAQVQVAGDMLPNSTERAITIAGIPQSIIECVKQICVVMLESPPKGVTIPYRPKPSSSPVIFAGGQAYTIQGQYAIPQPDLTKLHQLAMQQSHFPMTHGNTGFSGIESSSPEVKGYWAGLDASAQTTSHELTIPNDLIGCIIGRQGAKINEIRQMSGAQIKIANPVEGSTDRQVTITGSAASISLAQYLINVRLSSETGGMGSS
- the Pcbp2 gene encoding poly(rC)-binding protein 2 isoform X21; the encoded protein is MDTGVIEGGLNVTLTIRLLMHGKEVGSIIGKKGESVKKMREESGARINISEGNCPERIITLAGPTNAIFKAFAMIIDKLEEDISSSMTNSTAASRPPVTLRLVVPASQCGSLIGKGGCKIKEIRESTGAQVQVAGDMLPNSTERAITIAGIPQSIIECVKQICVVMLESPPKGVTIPYRPKPSSSPVIFAGGQAYTIQGQYAIPQPDLTKLHQLAMQQSHFPMTHGNTGFSGIESSSPEVKGYWGLDASAQTTSHELTIPNDLIGCIIGRQGAKINEIRQMSGAQIKIANPVEGSTDRQVTITGSAASISLAQYLINVRLSSETGGMGSS
- the Pcbp2 gene encoding poly(rC)-binding protein 2 isoform X16 — translated: MDTGVIEGGLNVTLTIRLLMHGKEVGSIIGKKGESVKKMREESGARINISEGNCPERIITLAGPTNAIFKAFAMIIDKLEEDISSSMTNSTAASRPPVTLRLVVPASQCGSLIGKGGCKIKEIRESTGAQVQVAGDMLPNSTERAITIAGIPQSIIECVKQICVVMLETLSQSPPKGVTIPYRPKPSSSPVIFAGGQDRYSTGSDSASFPHTTPSMCLNPDLEGPPLEAYTIQGQYAIPQPDLTKLHQLAMQQSHFPMTHGNTGFSAGLDASAQTTSHELTIPNDLIGCIIGRQGAKINEIRQMSGAQIKIANPVEGSTDRQVTITGSAASISLAQYLINVRLSSETGGMGSS
- the Pcbp2 gene encoding poly(rC)-binding protein 2 isoform X19, giving the protein MDTGVIEGGLNVTLTIRLLMHGKEVGSIIGKKGESVKKMREESGARINISEGNCPERIITLAGPTNAIFKAFAMIIDKLEEDISSSMTNSTAASRPPVTLRLVVPASQCGSLIGKGGCKIKEIRESTGAQVQVAGDMLPNSTERAITIAGIPQSIIECVKQICVVMLETLSQSPPKGVTIPYRPKPSSSPVIFAGGQAYTIQGQYAIPQPDLTKLHQLAMQQSHFPMTHGNTGFSGIESSSPEVKGYWAGLDASAQTTSHELTIPNDLIGCIIGRQGAKINEIRQMSGAQIKIANPVEGSTDRQVTITGSAASISLAQYLINVRLSSETGGMGSS
- the Pcbp2 gene encoding poly(rC)-binding protein 2 isoform X22, producing MDTGVIEGGLNVTLTIRLLMHGKEVGSIIGKKGESVKKMREESGARINISEGNCPERIITLAGPTNAIFKAFAMIIDKLEEDISSSMTNSTAASRPPVTLRLVVPASQCGSLIGKGGCKIKEIRESTGAQVQVAGDMLPNSTERAITIAGIPQSIIECVKQICVVMLETLSQSPPKGVTIPYRPKPSSSPVIFAGGQAYTIQGQYAIPQPDLTKLHQLAMQQSHFPMTHGNTGFSAGLDASAQTTSHELTIPNDLIGCIIGRQGAKINEIRQMSGAQIKIANPVEGSTDRQVTITGSAASISLAQYLINVRLSSETGGMGSS
- the Pcbp2 gene encoding poly(rC)-binding protein 2 isoform X18 encodes the protein MDTGVIEGGLNVTLTIRLLMHGKEVGSIIGKKGESVKKMREESGARINISEGNCPERIITLAGPTNAIFKAFAMIIDKLEEDISSSMTNSTAASRPPVTLRLVVPASQCGSLIGKGGCKIKEIRESTGAQVQVAGDMLPNSTERAITIAGIPQSIIECVKQICVVMLESPPKGVTIPYRPKPSSSPVIFAGGQDRYSTGSDSASFPHTTPSMCLNPDLEGPPLEAYTIQGQYAIPQPDLTKLHQLAMQQSHFPMTHGNTGFSGLDASAQTTSHELTIPNDLIGCIIGRQGAKINEIRQMSGAQIKIANPVEGSTDRQVTITGSAASISLAQYLINVRLSSETGGMGSS
- the Pcbp2 gene encoding poly(rC)-binding protein 2 isoform X23, with protein sequence MDTGVIEGGLNVTLTIRLLMHGKEVGSIIGKKGESVKKMREESGARINISEGNCPERIITLAGPTNAIFKAFAMIIDKLEEDISSSMTNSTAASRPPVTLRLVVPASQCGSLIGKGGCKIKEIRESTGAQVQVAGDMLPNSTERAITIAGIPQSIIECVKQICVVMLESPPKGVTIPYRPKPSSSPVIFAGGQAYTIQGQYAIPQPDLTKLHQLAMQQSHFPMTHGNTGFSAGLDASAQTTSHELTIPNDLIGCIIGRQGAKINEIRQMSGAQIKIANPVEGSTDRQVTITGSAASISLAQYLINVRLSSETGGMGSS